The DNA region CGCGCAGGCCGCCGGGCTCACCGCGCCGATCGCGGTGAGCGCGCCGGTGACCACGAACATCACCCACGGGATGAGCGCGATCCGGCCGCCGACCAGCCGGACGGCCGCGGCCACCAGCCAGTCGGTGGTGCCGTTCGCCCTGGCGATGGCGAACAGATAGGTGACCCCCACCAGCACCACGAAGATGTCGCCGGGGAAGCCGGCGAAGATGCCGTCGGTGTCCAGTCCACCGGCGAGGGTGCCGACGAGGAACGCGCCGGCGAAGGCGAGCGCCCCCATGTTGATCGAACGGGTCGTGGCGAGGGCGAAGATCACCACGAGGACGAGGATCGAGATCAGCTGGGCGGACATGACCGTCCTCCTTGACGGCGGGAGCCCCCTGGCGAGTGGCCGAGTGGACTAGTGGCTGAGCCACTTTCCCTGCGAGTGGCTCACCCTGTCAAGAGATGAGTGGTAAATTGGCTTAGCCACTTGTCCAGTCAAGGGAGGGGGCCGGGTGCCGGAGGCGTTGAGCCGGTTGAACCGGGCGAAGCTCTACGAGCAGGTCGTCGAGCGGATCAAGGCGCACGTCGAGGAGTCCGGCCTGCACGCGGGAGACAAGCTCCCCAGCGAACGCGACCTCGCCGAGCGGCTCGGGGTCAGCCGCGCGTCGATCAAGCAGGCGATCGTCGTGCTCGAAGTGCAGGGGCTTCTGGAGTCCCGGCACGGCGGAGGCACCTACCTGCGCAACGATCACCTCGACGTCGAGCCGGTCGACGAACTCGTCGCCCGCCGCAGCCGGCTTCCGGAAGTGCTCGAAGCCCGTGAAGCGCTGGAGACCAAGCTGGCGGAGCTGGCCGCGCTGCGGCGATCCGACGCGGATCTCGCGGCCATCGACGCGGCACTGGAGTTCATGAAGTCCGAGATCGAAGACGGCAGGCACGGCGCCGAAGGCGACCGCCGGTTCCACGAAGCGATCACGGCGGCCGCGAACAACGCCCTCCTCGCCGAGTTCATGCGCTCGATCGACACGCAGATCGCGGAAAGCCGGAACGAGTCGCTTCGGCAACCCGGCAGGCCGTGGCGTTCGCTGAGCCAGCACCGCAGGATCGCCGAGGCCATCCGAGCCGGCACCCCGAAGGCGGCCGCGAAAGCGATGCGAGAGCACGTGCAGACCGTCAGCAAGGTCCGGCTGCTGACCTGGGACCCGCAGGCCGACTAACGCGCGAGCAGGCCTTTCGCGGCGATCTCCGTGGCCACGGTGAGCAGGCGGCGAAGCTGCTTTTTGTCGCGGCGCAAGGCATCCGGCCGCCAGCCTAGGCTGATGACGCCGTTCCAGGCCGCCCACAGCACCGTGGCGGCCTCGTCGGCGTCGACGTCTCGCAGGTCGCCCGCCGCCATCCCCTCGCGCAGGGCGCGCACGAGCCGCGAGTTCTGCTCGGCGACCGACCGGGCGAGCCGTTCGGCGAGTTCGTGGCCCGCCGCGTAGCCGCCGGGCTCGCGGGGGAACGCCAGCATCCGGAAGTAGTCGGGGTTGGCCAGATAGAACGCCAGGTACTCGTCGGCCGCGGCGTAGATCTGCTCGATCGGCGTGCGGCCCGGGACATAGGCGCGGTCCATGTACTCGCGGTCGGCCTGGAGCGCGCGTTCCACCACCGCCGCATGCAGGCCCGCCTTCGAACCGAAGTGGTTGTAGAGCGAGCCGACCGCGACGTTCGCCCGTTCGGCGATCTGCTCGACGGTGACGTCGTCGACGGGGCGTTCTCGAAAGACCTCGTCCGCCGCGCGCAGGAGCGCGGCGATGGTCCGTTCCTTGCGCGGGTCCACGCGGTGAGCCTAGCGGTTCTTGTAACCGTTGCAAGAACCACGCTACAGTTCTTGCAACGGTTACAAGAAAGGGCGGCGGCCATGACGGACTGGGCGGGTACCGGCTGGCGCGATCCCCGGCTGGGCGCCGTGAAGGAGGCCGAACTCCCCTCGGGGACCGTGCGGTACCACGAGGCCGGGACGGGGCCAGTGCTCGTCTTCGTCCACGGCTACCTGGTGAACGCGAATCTCTGGCGAGCGCTCGTCCCGCTGCTCTCCCCCGCTTTCCGCTGTGTCACCCCGGACTGGCCGCTGGGCGGCCATCTGGTCCCGATGCGGCGGGACGCCGACCTGAGCCCGCCGGGGATGGCCGCCGTGATCGCGCAGTTCCTCGAAGCGCTCGACCTGACCGACGTCACGCTGATCGGCAACGATTCCGGCGGCGCCTACAGCCAGATCGCCGCCGCGGCGTACCCCGGCCGGATCGCGCGCCTGGTCCTCAACAGCTGCGAAACCCCGGAGTGCTCCTGGCCGCCAGGGCCCGGCGGATTCGGGCTCCTCAAAGCGACCGCCGCCCATCCGGCGACATATCGGCCGCTCTACCAGGTGCTGCGGATCCGCCGCACCTGGCGCTGGCGCAACACTTACGGCTGGCTGGCCAAGTACCCGATCGACGCCAGGGCCATGGAGAGCTTCATCGGCCCGGTGCTGACCGATCCGGCGATCCGCCACGACGGCCGCAAGGCCATCGGCAGCGTGTCCGCGCGGTACAGCCGCGAGGCGGCGGCCCGCCTCACCGGCTCCTTCGCCAAGCCGATCCTGCTGGCGTGGGCGGCCGACGATCGCGTGTTCCCGCTCGCCCACGCCCGCCGGTTCGCCGAGCGGCTGGGCGCGCCGTTGAAGACCATTCCCGACAGCTACGCGTACACGGCCGAAGACCAACCGGCGAAAACCGCCGCCGTGATCACCGAATGGGCGCGGCAGCTTCTTTGAGAGACCGGACGGCACCCGTGATCAGACGGACGCCACACGTGACTGCATGGACGACACGCGTGACTGCTCGGACGGCACCGGCCCGCGGCCGGTCCGCCGCAAGTCGTCCACCTGATCACACGTGTCGTCCGCCTGGACACGCGTGTCGTCCGTCTGGACACGCGTGCCGTCCCCGCAGTCACGCGAAACCGCCCGGCTGCGGGGACGCCACTCACGTCACGGCGTCAAGACCTTGCCCAACCGCCGCAATCCTTCGGCGATCGTCTCCGGCCCGTGCGCGGCGAACGAGAGCCGCAACGCCGACCGGTCCGGCTCCCCCACCTGGAACGCCGAGCCCGGCACGAAAGCGACGTCGTGACGCAACGCCTCGGGCAGCAGCCGGTCCGTGTCCGCGCCACCGGGAAGGGTGACCCAGACGAACATGCCGCCGTCCGGGTCGGTCCATGTCGTTCCCGGCGGGGTGATCGCGGGCAGCTCGGCCATCATCGCGTCACGGCGCACGCGGTAGGCCGCGCACAGCCGCCGCACATGCGCGTCGAGATCCGCAGTGGCCAGGTACTCGGCCGCGGCCGCCTGATCGACGGTCGAGGTGTGCAGATCGGTCGCCTGCTTGAGGATCGTGACCCGCCGCAGGAGCTCACCCGGCGCCCGGAACCAGCCCAGCCGCATCCCCGGGGAGATCACCTTCGAGAAGGAGCCGAGGTAGATCGTGCGCCCGGCGAGTTCCGGACGGGCCGACAGCGGTTCCTCGCGTTCGCCGCGATACCGGAGCTCGTGGTACGGGTCGTCCTCGACGAGCCAGAACCCGTGGCGGGCGATCACTTCCGCGAGCGCGCGACGTCGTTCCGGACCGACCGTGCGCCCGGACGGATTCGAGAACGTCGGGACCAGATACAGCAGCGAAGGCCGTTCCCTGGCCGCGATCTCGTCCAGCGCGACCGGGTCGATCCCTTCCCCGTCACCGGGAACGGGCACTATCCGCGCTTCGGCGAGCTGGAAGCACTGCAGTGCCGAGAGGTACACCGGTTCTTCCACCAGCACGGTGGCGCCCGGGTCGAGCAACGCGGTGCTCAGCAGTTGCAGGCCCTGCTGCGATCCCGTGGTGATCAGGAGATCGTCCACAGTGGTCGGAAGCCCGCGGCCGGACAGCCGCCGCGCGAGCAGCTCACGCAGCCGCGGATTCCCTTCGGTGGGCGAATACTGCAAGGCGCGCCGGGCGGGGCCGTCCGCGAGCGCCCGGTCGAAGGCGGCGCGGAGGCCGTCCACATCGAACAGTTCCGGCGCGGGCATGCCGCCGGCGAACGAGATCACGCCCGGACGGGCGGTGAGCGCGAGCAGGTCGCGCACGGGAGAACTGGTGACGCCGTCCATCCGACGGGCGAGAGGAAGAGACATGGAAGCTCCTCGGGAGAAACGTGCGGCTCCGGTGCAGCAGCCGGGGATCTTCCCGTGCGAGCAAGCAACTGTCGCCACGATAGCAGTTTCCGCCTGCCCTAGGCTGTCGTCCGTGCCACTCGTGGAAATCACCTACGCGCCCCACCTTCCCGAAGCCACACTGCGCGAACTCGGCTCGGTCCTGCCGCATCTCGTGTCCCTCGCGGTCGAATGCCCGGAGGAGCCTTACGACGGCGACCTCCAGCCGGGCGACGTGGAACTGCGCTTCCGCACGCCGGGACCGTTCGACCGCTTCGGGCTCGACCTCCTGGTCGAGGTCCGGTCGAAATGGTTCCCCAGCCGCGCGGACAACCGCCAGGAGCGGGTGGACCTGCTGCGCACGAGCATCGAGTCCGCGACCGGGATCGACGACGTCGGCGTGTATCTCTCGCTGCCCGTCGCGGCTTGGTCGCAGTCGGACTAGCGCTCCCCGAACACGTGCCGCCGGACGAACGGGCCGCGGAACTTGCCGTCCGGGTCCAGTTCGGTGGCCAGCGCCCGGAAATCCGCCAGCTTCGGGTAGTCCGCCGCCCGGTGGAAGAGCTTCCCCCAATGCGGCCGGACCTCGAACGGCGCCAGCCGGTCCTCCATGACGGGCAACAGCGCGCGGACCGCGTCCTCGTCCGGCAGCCAGGTGAAGTGCAGTGCCACCCGGTCGCCGCCGTGGAACGGGCTGAGCCACAGCTCGTCTCCCGCGACCGTGCGGATCTCCGAGGTGAGCAGGAGCGGTGCCAACCGGTCCCCGATGGCGCGCATCGCCTCCATCGCCGCGACCGCGTGCCGGACGGGCACGAAGTACTCGGTCTGCAGCTCGTTCCCGATACTGGGCGTGAAATCCAGGCGGAAATGCGGGATCCGCTCGTGCCACGGCCCCGGCACCCCGAGCTGCCGCGTGCAGTTGTCCGCCGGGATACCCGCCGCGTGGGCCGGATGCCGCGGCCCGTCCGCCGCCTTCGCGCCGAAGAAGTCCGCCTCCGGCAGCCCCGGTCCCTTCACCCAGACCTGGTCGACCTCGTCGCGGGCCCAGTTCGTGAACAGGCTGACGCTGTAACCCGCGTCCTGGATCTCGTCGAAGCGTTCGTACACCGACTCCCAGGGCAGGCCGTCGAAGACGTCCTGTCGGAGGTCGAAGGACGGCACCAGGTCGAGGGTCAGCCGCGTCACCACCCCCAGCGCGCCGAGCCCGACCACGACCCCTTCGTGCCCGGAGTACGTCTTCACCTCACCGTCGGCGGTGACGAGCTCCAGACCGGACACCGCCGACGCCAGGCTCTGGTTACGCCGCCCGGAACCGTGGGTCGCCGTCGCCACCGTGCCCGCCACGGTGCAATGAGGCAGTGAAGCGAGGTTGGCCAGCGCGAAACCGGCCGCGTGCACCTGCACGGCGATGTCGCCGTAGCGGGCCGCCGCGGGCACCGTGACCGTCGCCGACTCCGGGTCGAGGACGACCTCCGTGCCGAGCGCGGACAAGTCGAGCAGGACACCACCCGGACAGTCCGCGATGTCGTTGAAACAGTGCCTGCTGCCGAGAGCCTTGACCGCGTCCGCCCGGGCGACCGCTTCCTGGACCTCGTCGAGGCCGCGCGGGCGGAGGATCCGTTCCGCTTCGTAGGTCCGATTACCCGCCCAGTTCGTCTCGCGCACCGGGCCCAGCCTAGATTGCGGACGTCGGCTCCACACCGAGGAGGTTCGCGCTGACCGGCATTCCCGGCGAGACGATGTCCATCGCGCTCCTGCTGATCGTCCTGGCCTTCGCGGTGATCCGGCCACGCGGTCTCCCGGAGGCGGTCGCCGCCGTCCCCGCCGCCGCGATCGTGCTGGCGGCCGGGGCGATCTCGTTCCCCGACGCCCTCGACGAGGTC from Amycolatopsis sp. EV170708-02-1 includes:
- a CDS encoding alpha/beta fold hydrolase: MTDWAGTGWRDPRLGAVKEAELPSGTVRYHEAGTGPVLVFVHGYLVNANLWRALVPLLSPAFRCVTPDWPLGGHLVPMRRDADLSPPGMAAVIAQFLEALDLTDVTLIGNDSGGAYSQIAAAAYPGRIARLVLNSCETPECSWPPGPGGFGLLKATAAHPATYRPLYQVLRIRRTWRWRNTYGWLAKYPIDARAMESFIGPVLTDPAIRHDGRKAIGSVSARYSREAAARLTGSFAKPILLAWAADDRVFPLAHARRFAERLGAPLKTIPDSYAYTAEDQPAKTAAVITEWARQLL
- a CDS encoding FadR/GntR family transcriptional regulator, whose amino-acid sequence is MPEALSRLNRAKLYEQVVERIKAHVEESGLHAGDKLPSERDLAERLGVSRASIKQAIVVLEVQGLLESRHGGGTYLRNDHLDVEPVDELVARRSRLPEVLEAREALETKLAELAALRRSDADLAAIDAALEFMKSEIEDGRHGAEGDRRFHEAITAAANNALLAEFMRSIDTQIAESRNESLRQPGRPWRSLSQHRRIAEAIRAGTPKAAAKAMREHVQTVSKVRLLTWDPQAD
- a CDS encoding TetR/AcrR family transcriptional regulator yields the protein MDPRKERTIAALLRAADEVFRERPVDDVTVEQIAERANVAVGSLYNHFGSKAGLHAAVVERALQADREYMDRAYVPGRTPIEQIYAAADEYLAFYLANPDYFRMLAFPREPGGYAAGHELAERLARSVAEQNSRLVRALREGMAAGDLRDVDADEAATVLWAAWNGVISLGWRPDALRRDKKQLRRLLTVATEIAAKGLLAR
- a CDS encoding PLP-dependent aminotransferase family protein, which encodes MSLPLARRMDGVTSSPVRDLLALTARPGVISFAGGMPAPELFDVDGLRAAFDRALADGPARRALQYSPTEGNPRLRELLARRLSGRGLPTTVDDLLITTGSQQGLQLLSTALLDPGATVLVEEPVYLSALQCFQLAEARIVPVPGDGEGIDPVALDEIAARERPSLLYLVPTFSNPSGRTVGPERRRALAEVIARHGFWLVEDDPYHELRYRGEREEPLSARPELAGRTIYLGSFSKVISPGMRLGWFRAPGELLRRVTILKQATDLHTSTVDQAAAAEYLATADLDAHVRRLCAAYRVRRDAMMAELPAITPPGTTWTDPDGGMFVWVTLPGGADTDRLLPEALRHDVAFVPGSAFQVGEPDRSALRLSFAAHGPETIAEGLRRLGKVLTP
- a CDS encoding FAD-binding protein codes for the protein MRETNWAGNRTYEAERILRPRGLDEVQEAVARADAVKALGSRHCFNDIADCPGGVLLDLSALGTEVVLDPESATVTVPAAARYGDIAVQVHAAGFALANLASLPHCTVAGTVATATHGSGRRNQSLASAVSGLELVTADGEVKTYSGHEGVVVGLGALGVVTRLTLDLVPSFDLRQDVFDGLPWESVYERFDEIQDAGYSVSLFTNWARDEVDQVWVKGPGLPEADFFGAKAADGPRHPAHAAGIPADNCTRQLGVPGPWHERIPHFRLDFTPSIGNELQTEYFVPVRHAVAAMEAMRAIGDRLAPLLLTSEIRTVAGDELWLSPFHGGDRVALHFTWLPDEDAVRALLPVMEDRLAPFEVRPHWGKLFHRAADYPKLADFRALATELDPDGKFRGPFVRRHVFGER